The segment CGCGGCCGCTCCAAAGAAGTCCGCCCGCCCAAAACAGCGCATCGCCATCAGCCATCACCGCGAGGAAGATTTCAAGGCCGACGGCCTGCGCGCCTACGCCAAGTACCGCGACCTCGGCATTGCCGCTGCCAGCCACGGCCTCGCGCAAGCGCATGTGATCCGGCTGCAAGGCCCCTGCAATCCTGAAGAGGTATCAAAACTGCACTTCCATGCCGTCGACTTCCAGATGGTCTATGTGCTCAAGGGCTGGGTGAAGACCTACATGGACGGCGAGGGGGAGACCTTGATGCAGGAAGGCAGCGCCTGGACTCAGCCGCCGAAGATCAAGCACATGATTTTGGATTATTCGGATGACGTCGAGCTGTTGGAA is part of the Bradyrhizobium commune genome and harbors:
- a CDS encoding cupin domain-containing protein, yielding MAKKAKSRSATQTAIKKRSGAKAATRSTARKAVKAKARAAAPKKSARPKQRIAISHHREEDFKADGLRAYAKYRDLGIAAASHGLAQAHVIRLQGPCNPEEVSKLHFHAVDFQMVYVLKGWVKTYMDGEGETLMQEGSAWTQPPKIKHMILDYSDDVELLEVILPAEFRTVELKA